A window of Oculatellaceae cyanobacterium contains these coding sequences:
- a CDS encoding orange carotenoid protein N-terminal domain-containing protein, which yields MAITIDSARGIFPNTLSADAVPALTARFNQLSAEDQLAWTWFAFLEMGKTVTVAAPGAASMQFAEEILQQVKQMTFPEQTQMMC from the coding sequence ATGGCAATTACTATCGACTCCGCCCGTGGCATTTTCCCCAACACACTGTCGGCTGATGCCGTGCCAGCTCTAACTGCTCGATTCAACCAACTTAGCGCCGAAGATCAACTTGCATGGACATGGTTCGCTTTCTTGGAGATGGGTAAGACCGTGACGGTTGCGGCTCCTGGCGCAGCCAGTATGCAGTTTGCAGAAGAAATCCTGCAACAAGTCAAGCAAATGACATTTCCTGAGCAAACTCAGATGATGTGC